One stretch of Caldalkalibacillus uzonensis DNA includes these proteins:
- a CDS encoding glycoside hydrolase family 32 protein: MIIVNSEREKELFSQVYDEINKYKDIVCKDPFRLHYHIMPPVGLLNDPNGFIHFHGVYHLFYQWNPFDTKHGSKFWGHYTSADLVHWEHQPPALAPSEWYEKNGCYSGSAIEHEGKMFLFYTGNVKNREGNRESYQCLAISQDGIHFKKKGPIIRLPQGYTAHFRDPKVWKKGETWYLVIGAQSEKEEGRVVLYSSKDLYTWKYLGALAGGNMNGLGEFGYMWECPDLFELDGQDVLIVSPQGLQPKGYSYNNLYQTGYFVGKMDYKNINFEHGEFIELDRGFDFYAPQTTLDEQGRRILIGWMGVPEENEAYHPTIHHRWIHCMTIPRQLKLKDGRLYQKPVDELQMLREKEVTYPHVQIAGRAIKLEQVNGKAVEMILDSMHFATESLEISFKGHARFIYDPVKKRATLERKSLKEDKIESRHCEVPSLHKLHIFLDTSSAEIFLNDGEEVFSSRIFGDVADESIVFSSKGKVTFRLKKWTLRKIFE; encoded by the coding sequence ATGATCATCGTCAATTCGGAACGTGAAAAAGAGCTATTCAGTCAAGTGTACGATGAAATCAACAAATATAAAGATATTGTGTGCAAAGACCCATTTCGGTTACATTATCATATCATGCCGCCGGTGGGTTTATTAAACGACCCGAACGGATTTATTCACTTTCATGGCGTTTACCACCTGTTTTATCAATGGAACCCGTTTGATACAAAACATGGATCAAAATTTTGGGGACATTATACATCTGCCGATCTCGTTCACTGGGAGCATCAGCCGCCTGCCTTAGCGCCTAGTGAATGGTATGAAAAAAATGGCTGTTATTCAGGAAGTGCGATTGAACATGAAGGAAAGATGTTCCTTTTTTATACAGGTAATGTAAAAAATAGAGAAGGAAACCGTGAATCGTATCAATGCTTAGCGATATCCCAGGACGGGATTCATTTCAAAAAAAAGGGGCCAATTATTCGTCTTCCTCAAGGATATACGGCTCATTTTCGTGATCCGAAGGTATGGAAAAAGGGCGAGACATGGTATTTAGTCATTGGGGCACAAAGTGAGAAGGAAGAAGGCAGGGTCGTGCTTTACTCATCCAAGGATCTGTACACATGGAAATATTTAGGTGCTCTTGCCGGTGGAAATATGAATGGTCTTGGGGAATTCGGCTATATGTGGGAATGTCCGGACTTGTTTGAACTCGATGGACAAGATGTTTTGATTGTTTCTCCCCAAGGATTACAGCCAAAGGGATATTCGTATAATAATCTTTATCAAACAGGTTATTTTGTTGGAAAAATGGACTATAAAAATATAAATTTTGAGCATGGTGAGTTCATAGAATTGGATCGTGGCTTTGACTTTTATGCTCCGCAAACAACGTTAGATGAACAAGGAAGAAGAATCTTAATAGGATGGATGGGGGTTCCGGAGGAAAATGAAGCTTATCACCCAACCATCCATCATCGGTGGATCCATTGCATGACCATACCGCGGCAACTTAAATTAAAAGATGGCAGACTTTATCAAAAACCTGTCGATGAATTACAAATGCTTCGGGAAAAAGAGGTAACCTATCCCCATGTACAAATCGCTGGAAGGGCAATAAAATTGGAGCAGGTCAATGGAAAAGCCGTTGAGATGATCCTCGATTCAATGCACTTTGCTACAGAAAGCCTTGAAATTTCATTTAAGGGACATGCCCGTTTCATTTACGACCCTGTTAAAAAACGGGCTACGCTTGAACGAAAAAGTCTAAAAGAAGACAAAATCGAATCCAGGCATTGTGAAGTGCCCTCTCTTCATAAATTACACATTTTTTTAGATACATCTTCCGCCGAAATTTTTCTAAACGATGGAGAAGAGGTTTTTTCATCAAGGATATTTGGAGATGTCGCCGATGAATCCATTGTTTTCTCTTCAAAGGGAAAGGTCACGTTCCGCTTGAAAAAGTGGACATTAAGGAAGATCTTTGAATAA
- a CDS encoding sucrose-specific PTS transporter subunit IIBC: MSENRQIAQEIIEAVGGKDNIVSAAHCATRLRMMVKDKEKIDLQKVENIDKVKGAFFNSGQFQIILGTGTVNRIYDEVRQLGVTGTTKAEHAKEAAKSGNAFQRAVRSFGDVFVPIIPVLVATGLFMGLRGLVMQEKILASFGLTPDHISENFILFTQVLTDTAFIFLPALIAWSTFRVFGGTSVIGLVLGLMLVSPALPNAWAVAGGDAQPIMFLGFIPVLGYQGSVLPAFIAGVIGAKLEQKIRKRVPETLDLILTPFLTLLVMIILALFVIGPVFHTVEELILAGTVAVLELPFGLSGLFIGFVHQIIVITGVHHIFNLLEIQLLEKFGSNPFNAIITCAIAAQGGAALAVGLKTKSKKLKALALPSSLSAFLGITEPAIFGVNLRYVKPFIMGLIGGAAGGFAASIFGLKATGMAITVIPGTLLYLNGQILLYLFVNLIAIGVAFALTWTFGYTENLKQQIENDSKAA, encoded by the coding sequence ATGTCAGAAAACCGGCAGATTGCTCAAGAAATCATTGAAGCGGTCGGAGGAAAGGATAACATTGTGTCAGCGGCTCACTGTGCGACAAGATTACGTATGATGGTTAAGGACAAAGAGAAAATTGATTTACAAAAAGTAGAAAATATTGACAAAGTGAAAGGGGCCTTTTTCAATTCCGGTCAATTTCAAATCATCCTTGGCACAGGGACAGTGAATCGGATTTACGACGAAGTTCGCCAGTTAGGAGTTACTGGTACAACAAAGGCTGAACATGCAAAAGAAGCTGCTAAAAGTGGAAATGCATTTCAACGGGCGGTTCGTTCTTTTGGTGATGTCTTTGTTCCGATTATTCCAGTTTTAGTAGCCACAGGTTTATTTATGGGCTTACGTGGTCTGGTGATGCAAGAAAAAATCTTAGCATCTTTTGGATTAACGCCCGATCATATTTCAGAAAACTTCATTCTCTTTACTCAAGTGTTAACAGATACTGCTTTCATATTCCTGCCTGCGCTTATTGCCTGGTCAACATTCAGAGTGTTTGGTGGTACATCGGTCATCGGTTTAGTACTGGGATTAATGCTTGTTAGTCCGGCGTTGCCGAACGCGTGGGCGGTGGCAGGAGGAGATGCACAACCGATTATGTTCTTAGGGTTTATCCCCGTATTAGGTTATCAAGGTTCTGTTCTCCCCGCCTTTATCGCTGGAGTGATAGGGGCTAAGCTTGAACAAAAAATTCGCAAACGTGTCCCGGAAACGTTAGATTTAATTTTAACGCCATTCCTGACATTATTGGTCATGATTATACTCGCTTTATTTGTCATTGGTCCTGTGTTCCATACTGTAGAGGAATTGATTTTAGCAGGGACAGTAGCTGTTTTAGAATTACCGTTTGGCTTAAGCGGCTTGTTCATCGGATTTGTGCATCAAATTATCGTTATCACAGGTGTTCATCATATCTTTAACTTACTGGAGATTCAGTTATTAGAGAAATTTGGAAGTAATCCGTTCAACGCAATTATTACATGTGCCATTGCGGCCCAAGGGGGCGCTGCTTTAGCAGTCGGACTAAAAACAAAATCTAAGAAACTAAAAGCATTAGCTCTGCCATCCTCTTTATCAGCCTTCTTAGGCATTACAGAACCTGCTATTTTCGGGGTGAATTTACGATATGTCAAACCATTTATTATGGGGTTAATCGGAGGGGCAGCAGGAGGATTTGCCGCATCGATTTTCGGACTCAAAGCAACAGGTATGGCGATTACCGTGATTCCTGGTACTTTATTGTACTTAAATGGTCAAATCTTGTTATATCTTTTCGTCAATCTCATTGCGATTGGTGTGGCCTTTGCCCTAACATGGACATTTGGCTATACGGAAAATTTGAAACAGCAAATTGAAAACGATAGCAAAGCGGCATAA
- a CDS encoding LacI family DNA-binding transcriptional regulator codes for MPTIKDIAEMANVSRTTVSRVLNNSGYVSEEVRKRILKIIEETGYVPNEHAKSLRTKQTKVIGVILPKISTETSSRLVSGIDEVLAKEGYQILLANTNLQKEKEIESINLLKVRQVDGIILTATNINRELVREINQLNIPFVVIGQEIPGVSNVLYDDYHAAREITTMFIEKGHKKIAFIGVDESDRAVGYWRKKGYLDVMAEHGFAVEEAWVQKGVFDIQSGYEAMKRILEHAKNRPTAIFAVTDRLAIGAMQYMKEKGFSIPKEIVVAGIGASELSKYVTPTLTTVDYQNENAGREAAKLILNHIIKKDQSTKKIILDYRLIIRDSV; via the coding sequence GTGCCTACCATAAAAGATATTGCTGAAATGGCCAATGTATCTCGGACAACGGTCTCACGCGTTTTAAATAATTCAGGATATGTGAGTGAGGAAGTAAGGAAACGAATATTAAAAATAATAGAAGAAACTGGGTATGTTCCAAATGAGCATGCCAAGTCTTTACGAACGAAACAGACAAAGGTCATTGGCGTTATTTTACCGAAAATCAGTACGGAAACATCGAGCAGATTGGTGAGTGGAATCGATGAAGTGCTAGCCAAAGAAGGTTATCAAATTTTACTTGCCAACACAAATTTACAGAAAGAAAAAGAGATCGAATCTATAAACCTTCTAAAAGTTCGGCAAGTTGACGGGATTATTTTAACAGCTACCAATATCAACAGGGAGCTTGTACGTGAAATCAACCAACTCAACATTCCGTTTGTCGTTATTGGACAAGAGATACCGGGTGTCTCAAATGTACTATATGATGATTATCATGCTGCAAGAGAGATCACAACGATGTTTATTGAAAAAGGGCATAAAAAAATTGCGTTTATTGGCGTTGACGAATCTGACAGGGCAGTAGGGTATTGGCGAAAAAAAGGATACTTGGACGTGATGGCAGAGCATGGCTTTGCTGTAGAAGAGGCATGGGTCCAAAAAGGCGTCTTTGATATTCAATCCGGATACGAAGCCATGAAGCGGATACTAGAACATGCCAAAAACCGTCCAACTGCTATTTTTGCTGTTACTGACCGGTTGGCAATCGGTGCCATGCAATATATGAAAGAAAAGGGTTTTTCCATTCCGAAAGAGATAGTCGTTGCGGGAATCGGGGCATCCGAATTATCAAAATATGTCACACCAACTTTGACAACCGTCGACTATCAAAACGAAAATGCTGGCCGTGAAGCGGCAAAGCTTATTTTAAATCATATTATAAAAAAGGATCAATCGACAAAAAAAATCATATTAGATTATAGACTAATAATTCGAGATAGTGTATAA
- a CDS encoding VOC family protein, which translates to MILGINPYLVFDGNGQEAVKFYEKALDAKVLGIQTFGEMGGNSELNIPAEAKDRILHAHLKIGNTDLMISDTFPGPHSQPHQIGSQVTIALTTANVEKSKEVFAKLSEGGQVLMPLQETFWSPLYGQVTDKFGVTWHVSTYVADHS; encoded by the coding sequence ATGATTTTAGGTATTAACCCATACTTAGTCTTTGATGGTAATGGACAGGAAGCAGTAAAATTTTATGAAAAAGCATTGGATGCAAAAGTTCTTGGCATTCAAACATTCGGAGAAATGGGGGGAAATTCAGAATTAAATATCCCTGCTGAGGCGAAAGACCGGATATTACATGCGCATTTGAAAATCGGCAATACTGATCTTATGATTTCTGATACATTCCCGGGGCCCCACAGTCAACCCCATCAAATTGGCTCTCAAGTCACCATAGCCCTCACTACGGCCAATGTGGAAAAATCAAAAGAAGTATTTGCCAAGTTAAGCGAAGGTGGTCAAGTCCTCATGCCACTTCAAGAAACTTTTTGGAGCCCTTTATATGGACAAGTAACAGATAAATTTGGTGTAACCTGGCATGTTTCAACATACGTTGCAGATCATAGCTAA
- a CDS encoding glycine betaine ABC transporter substrate-binding protein, whose protein sequence is MKKWKGIFWLCLVVVSLLLLSACGSSDSNASGDQGGSNDATPQASDDGGSKGRVVVGGKDFTEQQILSKITSIYLKEKGYDVEEVGSMGSAVVRSALENGQIDVYWEYTGTALVIYLEQEAESDPELAYNIVKETDEANGLVWMDKADFNNTYAILMRRDRAEELGIQTISELAAFVNEQPNELTFATNAEFSSREDGLPGLQAAYGFEFPSSKVIRMDSGLLYNALRDNQVDVSVGFATDGRIKGFDLVVLEDDQLFFPAYNAVPVIRQAVLEENEELAELLNTLADHLDTETMVELNYTVDVEHKDVTEVAREWLKSAGLID, encoded by the coding sequence ATGAAAAAGTGGAAGGGTATCTTTTGGCTATGCTTAGTAGTGGTGAGTTTGCTCCTATTAAGTGCTTGTGGTTCGAGCGATTCGAATGCTTCGGGAGATCAAGGGGGATCAAATGATGCAACTCCTCAGGCCAGTGACGATGGAGGTTCAAAAGGCAGAGTGGTTGTAGGAGGAAAAGATTTTACCGAGCAGCAAATTTTATCTAAAATCACGTCCATATATTTGAAAGAAAAAGGGTATGATGTGGAAGAAGTAGGAAGTATGGGCAGCGCAGTGGTGAGAAGTGCGCTGGAGAATGGACAGATTGATGTGTATTGGGAGTACACCGGAACAGCGCTCGTCATTTACCTGGAACAGGAAGCGGAGTCTGATCCGGAACTTGCTTATAACATTGTCAAGGAAACGGATGAAGCTAACGGACTGGTTTGGATGGATAAAGCAGACTTTAACAATACCTACGCGATTTTGATGAGACGTGATCGTGCTGAAGAGTTGGGGATTCAAACCATTTCTGAGTTGGCTGCATTTGTGAATGAACAGCCGAATGAGTTAACCTTTGCGACCAACGCGGAATTTAGCTCCAGGGAAGATGGACTGCCAGGCTTACAAGCGGCCTATGGGTTTGAATTCCCGTCTTCCAAAGTGATTCGCATGGATTCCGGATTGCTGTATAATGCCCTGCGGGATAATCAGGTGGATGTCTCCGTCGGCTTTGCCACCGACGGCCGGATCAAAGGCTTTGATTTGGTGGTTTTGGAAGATGACCAACTGTTCTTTCCTGCCTATAATGCCGTTCCTGTCATCAGACAAGCTGTGCTGGAAGAAAACGAGGAACTGGCAGAGCTGTTGAACACCTTGGCCGACCACTTGGACACTGAAACGATGGTTGAGTTAAATTACACGGTGGATGTCGAGCATAAGGATGTGACGGAAGTAGCCAGGGAATGGCTCAAGTCTGCAGGATTGATCGATTAA
- a CDS encoding ABC transporter permease: protein MREQMVEQTVRLLLIGVFVLFLSWAFVEGAFQYMLDNTTVILHLALQHLQLVGVSALLAIIFAVPVGIVVTRPRFKFLEWFAVNFANIGQTVPSLAILALVMSYLGLGFYTAVFALWIASLLPILRNTITGIKQVDQAVLDAGKGMGMTARQILWKLELPNAAYAIFAGIRTSIVINVGTAALAFLIGGGGLGDLIFTGIALHNTGIMLAGALPVTFLALTLDYVLGKLETVMISKGLQRTTDAV from the coding sequence ATGAGAGAGCAAATGGTCGAACAAACAGTACGTCTCCTTTTAATCGGTGTTTTCGTCCTGTTTTTGAGCTGGGCGTTTGTGGAAGGGGCCTTTCAATATATGCTGGACAATACCACTGTCATACTTCATCTGGCCCTTCAGCATTTGCAATTGGTGGGCGTATCGGCGCTATTGGCCATTATCTTTGCTGTACCAGTCGGGATTGTTGTGACCCGGCCCCGATTCAAGTTTCTGGAATGGTTTGCTGTTAATTTTGCCAATATAGGCCAAACCGTTCCCAGCCTGGCCATATTGGCCTTGGTCATGAGCTATCTTGGCCTGGGCTTCTACACGGCCGTGTTCGCTTTGTGGATCGCCTCCCTGTTACCTATCTTGCGCAATACGATCACAGGGATCAAGCAAGTGGATCAAGCGGTTCTTGATGCCGGAAAAGGCATGGGCATGACAGCAAGGCAAATTTTGTGGAAGTTGGAGTTGCCCAACGCAGCTTATGCCATTTTTGCCGGGATCAGAACCTCGATCGTCATCAACGTGGGGACAGCAGCCCTGGCCTTTTTAATCGGGGGCGGCGGACTTGGAGATCTGATCTTTACTGGCATTGCCCTGCACAACACAGGCATTATGTTAGCCGGTGCCTTGCCGGTTACCTTCTTGGCCCTCACCCTTGATTATGTGCTAGGTAAGCTTGAAACAGTCATGATTTCCAAAGGTTTGCAACGCACCACAGATGCGGTGTGA
- a CDS encoding ABC transporter ATP-binding protein has protein sequence MNVVIFFNQVTKIYESDDKKVTAVDGVTLRVEEGQICVFLGPSGCGKTTLLRMVNRLIPITSGSIEVNGKDIHDVHPIELRRNIGYVIQQTGLFPNMTIEENICVVPKLLGWDRVKMKRRYIELMDMMGLDPEEFRNRYPWELSGGQQQRIGVARALAADPPVMLMDEPFGALDPIIRDRLQNEFLRIQKEVNKTILFVSHDINEALKLGNTIAIFNAGQLMQHGTPNEILSQPRNDFVAQFVGQDRALKRLSLLKVQDLVSKIGHYAKRQVHAPSSSPTVTLETDLWTALAQLLASESGMVEVKREDGTSMGWLNLKDFDHITGAGAGSIETAAK, from the coding sequence GTGAATGTTGTGATTTTCTTTAACCAAGTGACGAAAATTTACGAAAGTGATGACAAAAAGGTCACAGCGGTGGATGGCGTCACCTTACGGGTGGAAGAGGGGCAGATTTGTGTCTTTCTAGGTCCGTCAGGTTGCGGAAAGACCACTTTGCTGCGGATGGTGAACCGCTTGATTCCCATCACCAGCGGAAGTATTGAAGTGAACGGAAAGGACATCCATGATGTCCACCCGATCGAATTGAGGCGAAATATCGGATATGTGATTCAACAGACCGGTCTGTTTCCCAATATGACCATTGAGGAAAACATTTGTGTCGTTCCCAAACTTCTGGGTTGGGACCGGGTGAAAATGAAACGGCGGTACATTGAATTGATGGACATGATGGGACTTGACCCTGAAGAGTTCCGGAACCGGTATCCCTGGGAGCTGTCAGGGGGACAGCAACAGCGGATCGGTGTGGCCCGGGCCCTCGCAGCCGATCCCCCTGTCATGCTGATGGATGAGCCTTTCGGCGCATTGGATCCCATCATACGCGACCGCTTGCAAAATGAGTTTTTACGCATTCAAAAGGAGGTTAACAAGACCATCCTCTTCGTCAGCCATGATATCAATGAAGCTTTGAAGCTGGGCAATACCATTGCCATCTTTAATGCCGGCCAGCTGATGCAGCATGGGACGCCTAACGAGATATTGTCCCAACCCCGTAATGATTTTGTGGCCCAATTTGTCGGCCAGGACAGAGCGTTGAAACGGCTCAGCCTGTTAAAGGTTCAGGATTTGGTGAGTAAAATTGGCCATTATGCCAAACGGCAAGTTCATGCCCCATCCTCAAGTCCAACGGTGACGCTGGAGACGGATCTATGGACCGCGTTAGCCCAACTGTTAGCGTCAGAAAGCGGAATGGTGGAAGTCAAAAGGGAAGATGGGACATCCATGGGCTGGCTCAATCTGAAAGATTTTGATCACATAACGGGAGCTGGTGCTGGTTCAATTGAGACAGCAGCTAAGTAA
- a CDS encoding ABC transporter permease has translation MDIISFVIANWEELIQLTWQHIKLVGLAVGVAVLTGVPFGIYITQRERLAQLVLSVAGMIMTIPSIALFGIMIPILSIINRGIGFWPAFIALVLYSQLPIIRNTYVAIKNVDPNIRDAAIGMGMTTRERLFKVEIPIALPVIMAGVRVAVVLTIGIGAIAAYIGAGGLGVYIARGISMSYQTMIQVGAIAVSLLAILFDLVLGYVQKSLAPKTVKS, from the coding sequence ATGGATATTATCTCATTTGTCATAGCCAATTGGGAGGAACTCATTCAACTGACCTGGCAACATATCAAGCTCGTGGGCTTGGCTGTTGGGGTTGCGGTTTTGACCGGGGTTCCGTTCGGGATTTACATCACTCAGCGGGAACGACTAGCCCAATTGGTGCTGTCAGTAGCTGGAATGATCATGACCATACCGAGTATTGCTCTGTTTGGCATTATGATTCCCATTTTATCCATCATTAACAGGGGAATCGGTTTCTGGCCCGCTTTTATTGCCCTGGTCCTGTATTCCCAGTTGCCAATTATCCGTAATACGTATGTGGCCATCAAAAATGTGGATCCCAACATACGCGATGCCGCCATCGGCATGGGAATGACAACCAGAGAACGGTTGTTCAAGGTGGAAATTCCCATTGCTCTGCCTGTCATTATGGCTGGAGTGCGTGTGGCTGTCGTATTAACCATCGGCATTGGGGCCATCGCCGCTTATATCGGGGCAGGGGGACTGGGGGTTTACATTGCCCGCGGCATTTCCATGAGTTATCAAACCATGATCCAAGTGGGTGCTATTGCTGTCTCTTTGTTGGCCATTCTCTTTGATCTTGTGCTGGGATATGTCCAAAAATCACTGGCACCCAAAACCGTAAAATCTTAG
- a CDS encoding sigma-54-dependent transcriptional regulator, with translation MRRLLIVDDEVKLLRILKGALQKKGYRVETAATGAEARRKMAAQPADIVFLDLMLPDVSGLELLEEWVSLYPHKFYIMMTAYGDIESAVSAMKAGAFDYMVKPVQLDNIQLVIDKACEWLQMKEENRQLREKLKSLESAPLVGTSPAMKSIIQLVERVANTDANVLIQGESGTGKSMIARLIHLWSGRQNGPFISVNCAAIPEQLLESELFGYEKGAFTGATTSRPGKFEAADGGTIFLDEIGEVNPALQAKLLQVTQDKTFMRLGSNKTKTADVRLISASNRDLKKMVESGDFREDLYYRLNIVDIHIPPLRERREDIPVLVETFLNKQRHKNGIDYSISPELMNVLTEYDWPGNVRELENAIERAVILCRNHQLSVEDFPREVRERKDEPSSLPPISLKKDKSLPELLEEMEKQLIMQALDETGGKVAEAARKLGISRQNLFYKMNKYFIN, from the coding sequence ATGAGACGCCTTCTGATTGTTGATGACGAAGTAAAGTTATTGCGCATTTTAAAAGGAGCATTACAAAAGAAAGGGTACAGGGTGGAAACGGCTGCCACTGGAGCAGAAGCAAGACGGAAAATGGCGGCGCAACCGGCTGACATCGTATTTTTGGATTTGATGCTTCCCGATGTCTCCGGATTGGAACTGTTAGAGGAATGGGTCTCCCTTTACCCCCATAAATTTTATATCATGATGACGGCTTATGGAGACATTGAAAGTGCCGTGAGTGCCATGAAAGCAGGGGCCTTTGATTACATGGTCAAACCGGTGCAGCTGGACAACATCCAACTGGTCATTGACAAAGCTTGTGAATGGCTGCAGATGAAAGAAGAAAACCGACAGCTCAGAGAAAAATTAAAGAGCTTGGAGTCTGCTCCTCTTGTTGGAACAAGTCCAGCCATGAAAAGCATTATCCAATTAGTGGAACGGGTGGCCAATACGGATGCCAATGTGTTGATTCAAGGAGAAAGCGGGACCGGCAAAAGTATGATTGCCCGTTTGATTCACCTATGGAGCGGCCGTCAAAACGGACCTTTTATTTCTGTAAACTGTGCGGCGATTCCTGAGCAGTTGTTGGAGAGTGAGTTGTTCGGTTACGAAAAGGGGGCTTTCACAGGGGCTACAACGAGCCGTCCCGGTAAATTTGAGGCCGCTGACGGGGGAACGATTTTTCTGGATGAAATCGGTGAGGTCAACCCTGCCCTGCAAGCGAAATTATTGCAAGTGACACAGGACAAAACTTTTATGCGGCTGGGAAGTAACAAAACCAAAACAGCGGATGTCCGGCTGATCTCGGCCAGTAACCGGGATTTGAAGAAAATGGTGGAATCAGGAGATTTCAGAGAAGATTTGTACTACCGCTTAAATATCGTGGATATTCATATTCCGCCGTTGAGAGAAAGAAGAGAGGATATTCCCGTTTTGGTGGAAACATTCCTAAACAAGCAGCGCCATAAAAACGGGATCGATTACAGCATTTCTCCTGAGCTGATGAATGTCTTGACGGAATATGACTGGCCGGGAAATGTGAGGGAGTTGGAAAATGCCATCGAACGGGCTGTCATCCTATGCCGCAACCATCAGCTGTCCGTGGAGGATTTTCCCCGTGAGGTCAGGGAAAGAAAGGATGAACCATCTTCGCTTCCCCCTATTTCCCTGAAAAAAGATAAATCCCTGCCCGAACTGCTGGAGGAAATGGAAAAACAATTGATTATGCAAGCGTTGGACGAAACCGGGGGTAAAGTAGCGGAAGCGGCCAGAAAACTGGGGATTTCCCGGCAAAACCTGTTTTATAAGATGAACAAATACTTCATTAATTGA